From the Anas platyrhynchos isolate ZD024472 breed Pekin duck chromosome 37, IASCAAS_PekinDuck_T2T, whole genome shotgun sequence genome, the window gggggcacggggggtcCCCAAAGAGccgaggggacagcaggggggggggacagtgtccccagccctgtccccacctTGTCATAGTACTTCAAGACGTCAGAGGTGGCGCTGGGCTCCAGGACGTTGTAGATGATGAGCTTGCAGAAGCCGGCCAGCAGCATGCGGCGGCAGTGCAGGTCCTCCATGTGTGCCTCGGCGGCATCGGGCTCtgcggggacaaggggacagcTTGGGGACAGCTTGGGGACAGCTTGGGGACACGGAAAGGAcgccaggagcagctgggggaggtcctccgtggggtttgggggcactAAGGGGAtgttgaggggatttggggcaccGAAGggatgccaggagcagctgggagaagtccTTCAGGGGGACTGGGGACATCTTGGGGACACAGGGAACATCTTGGGGACACTGAGGGGACATTAAAGGGacaccaggagcagctgggggagatCCTCCATGGGGTTTGGGGACACTAAGGGGAtgttgaggggatttggggcaccAAAGGGAAGCCAGAACCAGATGGGAGAAGTCCTCCAGGGAGATTGGGGACATCTTGGGGGCATCAGAGGGACACAGGGGACATCTTGGGGACACTGAAAGGACACTAAAGGGACACCAGGAGCAGCCAGTGTAGCTCCTCCGTAGGGTTTGGAGGCACTAAGGGGACGTTGAGGGGATTGGGGGCACCAAAGggatgccaggagcagctgggagaagtccTCCAGGGGGCTTGGGGACATGTTGGGGACACTGAGGACACTAAGGGGACTCAAGGGACATCGAGGGGACAGCCTGGggatgccaggagcagctgggggaggtCCTTGAGAGGGTTTGGGGACACTAAGGGAACATTGAGGGGccttgggacaccaaagggatgccaggagcagctggggatggTCCTTGAGGGGGCTTGGGAGGGCAAGGGGACACTGAGGGGACACCTGTGGACATGAGGGCCACCTGGGGGCTACCAGGGCCACCTGTGGACCACCTTAGGGACATGAGGGGACATCTTGGGGTCACCAAggacacgtcagaaacaccctgAGGCCACCAGGGACTGCTCGGAGATGTCCTGGGGCCACTTTGGGGCCACTTGGGCCACCTGGGGACCACCAGGGCCACCTGGGGACCACCTTGGGGACACAAgaggacaccctggggacatgaggggacaccttggggacacgaGGGGACATCTCCGAGCCACCAGAGCCACGCCAAAGACATCTTGAGGCCACCAGGGCCTGCTCGGAGATGTCCTGGGGCCACTTTGGGGCCACTTGGGCCACCTGGGGACCACCAGGGCCACCTGGGGACCACCTTGGGGACACAAgaggacaccctggggacatgaggggacaccttggggacacgaGGGGACATCTCCGAGCCACCAGAGCCACGCCAAAGACATCTTGAGGCCACCAGGGCCTGCTCGGAGATGTCCTGGGGCCACCCTAGGGCCATCGGGGCCACCTGGACCGCTTTGGGGCCACCTCACGAGCACAGGGGCCACCTGGTGCTCACCGGGGCCACCTTGGGGACGGGTTGGGGACGCGTTGGGGACCTCACCGTcaccgtccctgtccccagggctgaAGACGTGGTCGAGGAGCACGGCGGCCAGCTGGGAGCGCAGCTCCACGTCGGGCACCAGCCGCAGTGGGGCCagcgccgccccggccccgcgtgTCTCCGAGgggcccagcaccagcaggaggTCACTCAGCACCACGAAGGCCTTGGGGACAACGGGGACAACGGGGACAAGGTCGGCACGGGGCCACCGAGGTGCCACCTCGCCCTCTGTCCCCTCGCTGTCACCTGCTCCCGGACGCCGGCGTCGCCGTTGGAGAGGCAGCTCTGGCACAGGGCGCAGAAGGAGGTGGTTTTGTCCTtcaggctcagcagctgctcctggggacAGCCGGGTGGCATTTGGGGACAGCCGGCTGGCACCTGGGGATGTCCCCAAGCCGGGGCCACGTCCTCGCAAAGAGGGGGTTGTCCCCCTGTTGTCCCCTCCCCGTTGTCCCCTTGTTGTCCGTCCCCACCCCAGGGTGGTGGCGCTGcggtccctgtccccatgtccctgtgtcctatttctgtccccatgtccctgtccctgtccccatgtcctatccctgtccccatgttcatgtccctgtccctgtgtcctattcctgtccccatgtcctgtccccatgtccccatccacgtccccatgtcctaTTCCTGTCCCTGTGTCCAATTCttgtcccaatgtccccatccatgtccccatgtccatGTTCCTGTCCCCCTGTCCTGTCCCCGTGTCCTATCCCTGTCCCCAtatcctgtccctgtcccctgccccatgtccctctgtccccatgtccccagccccgcccagtgtccccacatccccgtccccacacccctgcccccttcccaacgtccccaaacccccaagtccctgtccccacagcgtcccttttctccccttacccccagtgtccccatgtccccgtcccctcccccagtgcccccatgtccctgtccccttccccagtgtccccaatgtccccaactgtccccagtgtccccagttgtccccatgtccccaagctcACCTGGGGGACGTCGGTGTTGGCCAGCCGCGACAGCTCCCAGAGGATGTGGAAGTGGGCGCAGGTGATGGCGGGGACAAGGAGCTGTGGGGACACACAGTGGCCTCGTGTCCCCTCCCTGGAgttgtccccaatgtccccagtgtcccccagtgtccccagtgtccccaggtACCTGCGGGGGCACCTCGCCCGTGTCGGCCGCGCGCCGCAGGAGGAGGGTGCAGGGCTCGAAGAGCTGCCAGGGCGTCAGGTCGTGGGCgctgcggggacagggacaggggacatggggacaggggacatggggacatgggaacatggggacaggggacatggggacaggggacatggggatatggggacagggaggtggGGACACcgggaaggggacagggacatggaaatggggacagggacattgGTAAGGGGATGGAGACactgggaaggggatggggacattgggaaggggacggggataCTGGGAAGGGGATgcggacatggggacagggacctgGGGATACTGGGAAGGGGACATCAGGAAATACTAGGGACACGGGAATAGGGGgaaaggggacagggacatggggccAGTGccccaggggatggggggggacgcttggggatggggggggacacaTTGGGGACAcattggggacactttggggacacttcggGGACACTTCGGGGACATGTTGGGGACACGCCGGGGACACGTTGGGGACGGGGGGACAcgttggggacacggggcacaCTTGAAGAGGACGGAGAGGTGCTTTAGGGTGGCGGCGGCGCTGTACAGCTCCTCCTCGTCCAGGGACGGCAACTGTGGGGGGAGTCAGGGGGTtggggacagctggggacaccccggggggctggggacaccccaacacccccccccaAGCTCTTagccccccaaaccaccccaaatccatcccaaatcccctataaccccTCCGAATCCCCGCAAATCCCCTATAGCCCCTctgaatcccccccaaatccccccattttccccctgACTCTACCCAAATCTGCTCTAACCCCCCCAAATACTCCTATAATCCCCctgaatcccccccaaatcccttaTAACCCCTCAGAATCCCCCTAAATCCCTCCAAAGCCACCCCAAATTCCCTCTacgcccccaaatccccctatAATTCCCCTGAATCCCCTCCAAATCCCCTCTAATCCCCCAAATACCCCTATAAACCCCCTGAATCCCCCTaatcccctataaccccctgaatccctccaaacccaccccaaatcccccccaaatcccctctaacccaccccaaatccctctgaaccccccccaaaccccccccaaatcccccgaCTCCCCCCGTACCCGCAGCAGGCGGTGGCAGCGCTCCCCCAGCAGGTCCCCCAGGCGGCTCCTCAGCAGCTCCCACCGCCCCCGCACCTGCGACCCCCGGCTGTTGAGGGCCCCCTGGGCTTGGGAGGCCGCCCCCAGCACCTCCGGCCCCGTCTGCGCCAGCGCCTGCTCCAGGGGTTGCGGGGTATGGGGTGTGGGTCACGGCCACCCCAAAGGgccaggggacacggggaccctacGGGGAATGGGGACCCCAAAGGCCAAGGGGATATGGGGACCCTATAAGgattggggacacggggaccctatGGGGAATGGGCGACCCTATAAGGATTGGGGACATGGTGATCCCAAAGggtgaggggacacggggaccctgTAAGgactggggacagggggggacaCAAAGAGGACACGTACGAGGCAGGGGCCGGGCCCTCCCTGAGCCTGGTCACTTCCGGAGTCTTCATCATTTTCTGTGTTGCTGGTGGCTCTGCAAGGACAGTGGGGACAGCAAGGGGGGGCTGTTGTCACCtcccccccctaaaaaaaaatcctctccccccccccccaaaaacaacaaaaaaaaaccacaactcacgtgctggggggggagctggggggcggGTCCTGGGGACCAGCTGGGCACTTTGAGGACATGGTGACAgcagcgctggggggggggacacaggttGGGGGGTGTTGGAAGCCCCCCCATTTGGAGAGGGCCCCCCCCAGGTCCTGCAgaatggggacgtggggggggcaAACACCCCCCATGAGTCgtttgggggggtcccgagaccccaaacaccccctgaGGTTACACGGGGGGGACCCAAAGCCCCCCAGAGTCCCATTGGGGGGTGTCCCAAAGCCCCTCAAGGTCACTCGGGGGGGGACCCAaagcccccaacccccccggggccatttggggggggtcccaaggccccaaatcccccccccccgagcagtGTGGGACAGTAACAAGGCCCCTCAAGGCCCCTCAAGGCCCCTCAAGGCCCCCCGGGGTCacactggggggggtcccaaggccccaaaacccctcagggtaatgtgggggggtcccaagcCCCCCCTGGGGTCACGTGAAGggggctctccccccccccgcctgctTCGCCTCGCGCCGCCTCACCTCTCCCCTGCCCGCACCTGCGCCCGGCCCGCAGCGCGCACGCTCACAaacagggggcggggcctggggacggggggcggggcctgcggGGCCCAGAGGAGGGCCCCTGTGgcctggggtccctatggggccctATAGGGGAGGCCCTGTGGCCCCTAGAAGCGGGTCCCTATGGGGCCGTATGGCCTGGGGTGCTTATGGGGTCCTGTAGCTGGGTCCTTGTGGCCCCCTATGGCTTGGGGTCCCTATAGGACACTATAGGTGGTCCCTATGGCCCCCTATGGCTTGGGGTCTCCTTAGGGCCCTATAGGTGGGCCCCTATGGCCcggggtccctatggggccctATAGCCGGGTCCCTATAGCGCCCTATAACCAGGTCACTATGGTACCCCATGGCCTGGGGTCCCTATGGAGCCCTATAGCCAGTTCCCTATAACGCTCTATAACCAAGTCCCTATAGCAGCACCCTGTGGTCTGCGGTCCCTATAGGATCCTATAGGTGggcccctatagccccctattGGCCCAGGTTCCCTGTAGGGCTCTATAGGGCCCTATGGCCTGGGGTTCCTATAGGACCCTATAGGCGTCTTCCTATGGCCCTCTATGTCCCAGGGTCCCTATAGGACCCTATAGGTCCCTATAGGTCCCTAAAGCCCTATAGGTCCCTATGGCCCTCTATGGCTCTATAGGTCCCTATAGGGCTCTATAGGGCCCTATGGCGTGGGTCCCTATAGGGCCCTATAGCTGGGTCCCTATGGCCCCTATGGCCTGGGGTCCCTATAGCCCCCTATGGCCCAGGGGcggtgctcccagtgcccctccaaagccttcccagtgctcccagtgcccctccagtctcccccagtgcctcccagtgcccctccaAAGCTTTCCCAAtactcccagttccccccagtctctcccagttccctcccagtctctcccagttcccccagtcTCTCCCAGAGTCCTGCAGCACCTTCCAGTGCTCTCCCAGTGCTTCCCGGTctctcccagcacctcccagtgtccctccagcacctcccagtgtccccctatatctcccagtgcccccccagcctctcccaGTGACCCCCAACgccctcccagctccccccagcgccccccagtctctcccactgccccccccacccctcccagtgcccccccccgactgtcccagtcccccccagtctctcccagtgccccctcagcctctcccagtgcc encodes:
- the LOC140001071 gene encoding cohesin subunit SA-3-like, yielding MSSKCPAGPQDPPPSSPPSTATSNTENDEDSGSDQAQGGPGPCLALAQTGPEVLGAASQAQGALNSRGSQVRGRWELLRSRLGDLLGERCHRLLRLPSLDEEELYSAAATLKHLSVLFNAHDLTPWQLFEPCTLLLRRAADTGEVPPQLLVPAITCAHFHILWELSRLANTDVPQEQLLSLKDKTTSFCALCQSCLSNGDAGVREQAFVVLSDLLLVLGPSETRGAGAALAPLRLVPDVELRSQLAAVLLDHVFSPGDRDGDEPDAAEAHMEDLHCRRMLLAGFCKLIIYNVLEPSATSDVLKYYDKFHAEYGDIIKETLACIHRMDGQEWARVVLLSLQQVMTELLMEHGPGVRGVPAFGGLRDLGRRLSLFFGPRPQPNRQVLLRLHRDGIAFALQEGPGGGPGGDPVGAPLYLPFLEVLSEFSPRLLPPDRVLLLTHLQQSCQQLGMTPPERSPWPPLAAYHRSLQPPEPPQKRRRTEETWQGPSPPLSPALTSTVLRAPPSPPWELCVPGPSRTEH